Below is a genomic region from Pseudomonas frederiksbergensis.
TGAGCGTAAGCGCAGATGATCACTCGATCACCGACCTTGGCCTTGTGCGCGGCGGCACCGTTGACCGAGATCATGCGCGAGCCTTCTTCGCCACGGATGGCGTAAGTGGTAAAGCGTTCGCCGTTGTCGACGTTGTAGATCTGGATCTGTTCGTACTCACGGATTCCAGACAGGTCCAGCCATTCGCCGTCGATGGCGCAAGAGCCTTCATAGTCGAGCACTGCGTGGGTAACTTCGGCGCGATGCAGCTTGGCCTTGAGCATGATGGCGTGCATGAATGTTTCCTTGGGCTGATCCGAACCGCGGCAGTTTGCCCGAAGCCTTTGAGGCCGGCAATACGACGTGAGAAACCGACTGCAATCTACAAAAACAACACTGGTCCACTGTGGAGGCGGGCCCGGCCCGCTTCCACATTTGTCTTGTGGCGTTTATGCGGGGGCGTCGAGATTCAGGTGCAGGTTGTCGATCAACCGGGTCGTGCCCAGGAAAGCGGCCACCAGGATCACCAGGTCACGGTCATCCGCGGTTGCTGGGCGCAGGGTCAGCGCATGGCGAATGTCCAGATAGTCAGGACGCAAACCGGCGGCTTTGAGCTGCTCGATCTGCCGCGCCAGGAGTGCCGGGAAATCCCGTTCGCCCTGTTTGATGGCCTCGGCGATTTCGCTCAGCGTGCGATACACCACTGGCGCGACAGTCCGCTGTTCTTCGTTGAGGAAACCATTGCGCGAGGACAGTGCCAGACCGTCGGCGGCTCTCACGGTGGGCTCGCCAATGATCTGGATTGGCATGTTCAGGTCATGCACCAGTGCACGAATCACCGCCAGTTGCTGGAAGTCTTTCTGGCCGAAAATCGCCAGGTCCGGCTGGACCATGTTGAACAACTTGCTGACCACCGTCGCCACACCTTCGAAATGCCCGGGGCGGCTGGCGCCACACAGGCCTTCAGAAAGCTGCGGAACGCTGACGCGGGTCTGGCCCGCCATGCCGTCCGGGTACATTTCCTCGACTGTTGGCGCGAACAGAAGGTGGCAACCGGCTTGCAGCAGTTTCTCCTGGTCGGCGGCCAGGGTTCGCGGATATTTGTCGAGGTCTTCGCCTGCGCCAAATTGCAGCGGGTTGACGAAAATACTAGCGACCACAAAATCCACCCGTTGGGCAGCCTTGGTAACCAGCGCTACGTGGCCGCTGTGCAGGTTGCCCATGGTTGGCACGAAGCCGATACGTTTGCCTTCGCCGCGGGCGCGGGCTACAGCGGCACGCAGTTCTCGTACGGTCTTGACAGTGTTCATGCAGAGAATCCGTGTTCGGCGCCCGGGAAGGTCGCGGCTTTGACTTCGCTGACGTAAGCGCTCAGGGCGGCGTGAATGCTGTCTTGGCCGGCCATGAAGTTCTTCACGAACTTCGGTGCGCGGCCGGTGAGGGACAGGCCGAGCATGTCGTGCAGGACCAGCACCTGACCGTCGGTGGCATTGCCGGCACCGATGCCGATCACCGGAATCTTCACCGCTTGGGTGATTTCGTGGGCCAGTTCGCTCGGTACGCATTCGAGCAGCAGCATCGCCGCGCCGGCCTGCTCCAGGGCAATCGCGTCGGCGCGCATCTGCCGGGCCTGGTTTTCATTGCGGCCCTGAACTTTATAGCCGCCCAGAATGTTCACTGACTGCGGTGTCAGCCCCATGTGCGCACACACCGGGATACCGCGTTCGGCCAGCAGACGAATCGAGTCGGCCAGCCACAGCGCGCCTTCGACCTTGACCATGTGTGCACCGGCCTGCATCAATTGGGCACTGTTGGTCATCGTTTGCTCGATGGTGGCGTAAGCCATGAACGGCAGGTCAGCGAGGATCAAGGCGTCGGTGTTGCCACGCTTGACCGCTGCGACGTGGTAAGCCATTTCGGCGGTGGTCACCGGCAGGGTGCTGTCGTGTCCTTGCAGCACCATGCCAAGGGAGTCGCCCACCAGTAACACTTCAACGCCCGCCTCATTGCAAGCGTGGGCGAAGGTGGCGTCGTAGCAGGTCAGCATGGTGATTTTTTCACCCTTTTGCT
It encodes:
- the panD gene encoding aspartate 1-decarboxylase, which produces MHAIMLKAKLHRAEVTHAVLDYEGSCAIDGEWLDLSGIREYEQIQIYNVDNGERFTTYAIRGEEGSRMISVNGAAAHKAKVGDRVIICAYAHYSEAELLNFKPRMLYMAPGNELSHTSNAIPVQVA
- the panC gene encoding pantoate--beta-alanine ligase — protein: MNTVKTVRELRAAVARARGEGKRIGFVPTMGNLHSGHVALVTKAAQRVDFVVASIFVNPLQFGAGEDLDKYPRTLAADQEKLLQAGCHLLFAPTVEEMYPDGMAGQTRVSVPQLSEGLCGASRPGHFEGVATVVSKLFNMVQPDLAIFGQKDFQQLAVIRALVHDLNMPIQIIGEPTVRAADGLALSSRNGFLNEEQRTVAPVVYRTLSEIAEAIKQGERDFPALLARQIEQLKAAGLRPDYLDIRHALTLRPATADDRDLVILVAAFLGTTRLIDNLHLNLDAPA
- the panB gene encoding 3-methyl-2-oxobutanoate hydroxymethyltransferase — protein: MPAITLTTLQSLKQKGEKITMLTCYDATFAHACNEAGVEVLLVGDSLGMVLQGHDSTLPVTTAEMAYHVAAVKRGNTDALILADLPFMAYATIEQTMTNSAQLMQAGAHMVKVEGALWLADSIRLLAERGIPVCAHMGLTPQSVNILGGYKVQGRNENQARQMRADAIALEQAGAAMLLLECVPSELAHEITQAVKIPVIGIGAGNATDGQVLVLHDMLGLSLTGRAPKFVKNFMAGQDSIHAALSAYVSEVKAATFPGAEHGFSA